A genomic window from Bradyrhizobium lupini includes:
- a CDS encoding NAD(P)-dependent oxidoreductase produces the protein MKIVIFGGTGFVGLNVAEALLARGHDVTLYDRAELPPSARRSLADYGARLKAVQGDITDADAIDALIAEGVDAIVLGAAITAGDELERASTARVLEINVMAQIPILLSAIRHGVRRVVNLSSASAYGAAGARVEILDEDTPCDPVSFYAISKFTSERSVARHAELFGGDFLNVRLSALFGPWERPSSVRDTPSLQFQILAAFARGEPAIMPEAGMRDWIYAPDAAEAVALLIEAERPRHRLYNISRGELWPALQWGEAFAALHPGLECRVAAPGEKTVIKLHGPYRAPLSVNRMADEFGWRAQFGCAESAAAMSAWLTQHKEWI, from the coding sequence ATGAAGATCGTCATCTTCGGCGGCACCGGCTTTGTCGGGCTCAATGTTGCGGAGGCGCTGCTCGCGCGCGGCCATGACGTGACGCTGTACGACCGTGCAGAGTTGCCGCCATCCGCGCGGCGGTCTCTTGCCGACTACGGCGCACGGCTCAAAGCGGTGCAGGGCGATATCACCGACGCAGATGCCATCGATGCCCTCATCGCCGAAGGAGTTGATGCGATCGTGCTCGGCGCGGCCATCACCGCCGGTGATGAACTGGAGAGGGCATCGACCGCGCGCGTTCTCGAGATCAACGTGATGGCGCAGATCCCGATCCTGCTCTCCGCGATCCGGCATGGCGTGCGCCGGGTCGTCAATCTCTCCTCGGCATCGGCCTATGGCGCCGCGGGCGCGCGGGTCGAGATTCTGGACGAGGACACGCCTTGCGATCCGGTCTCGTTCTACGCGATCAGCAAGTTCACATCGGAGCGATCGGTTGCGCGTCACGCCGAGCTCTTCGGCGGGGATTTCCTAAATGTGCGGCTGAGCGCGCTATTCGGACCGTGGGAGCGACCGAGTTCCGTGCGCGACACGCCAAGCCTCCAGTTCCAGATCTTGGCCGCGTTCGCGCGCGGCGAGCCGGCGATCATGCCTGAAGCGGGCATGCGGGACTGGATCTACGCGCCGGATGCGGCCGAGGCCGTCGCACTGCTGATCGAAGCCGAGCGGCCGCGCCACCGGCTCTACAACATCTCCCGCGGAGAACTTTGGCCTGCGCTGCAATGGGGCGAGGCCTTTGCGGCGTTGCATCCCGGCCTGGAGTGCCGGGTCGCGGCGCCCGGCGAGAAAACCGTCATCAAGCTGCATGGGCCCTATCGCGCGCCGCTGTCGGTGAACCGGATGGCGGATGAATTCGGCTGGCGCGCGCAGTTCGGCTGCGCCGAGTCGGCGGCCGCGATGAGCGCCTGGTTGACGCAGCATAAGGAGTGGATCTGA
- the hydA gene encoding dihydropyrimidinase: MTEPAYDLIIRGGRVATTTDVFEADVAISGETIAAIGRGLPAAKREIDARGKLVLPGGVDSHAHIEQLSAAGIMNADTFESATVSAAFGGTTTVIPFAAQHVGMKLPQVVEDYHALAKKGAVIDYAFHMIIADATKETVEEHIPALVKQGHASIKIFMTYDRLKVDDEPLLDILLAARQSGAMLCAHAENHGIIAWMVKRLLARGYTMPKYHAVSHARVSEAEAFTRLIGMAALIDQPIMIFHVSTAEGAKVIRDSRGQGLKVFAETCPQYLFFTAADLDKPEVEGAKWMCSPPPRTHSDQEALWQALSLGDLQTISSDHAPYRYDETGKLRAGPNPNFKQVANGLPGLELRLPLLFDAMVSNGRLGLEKFVELTSTAPAKIYNLHPRKGSITVGADADIAIWDPNREVEIADEMMHDLAGYTPFAGRKLKGWPVSVLSRGRVIIDGNKCLASAGSGQFLARSGGEAAMPTGRLVADMDPERNFGAKLL; this comes from the coding sequence ATGACTGAACCCGCTTACGACCTGATCATTCGCGGTGGGCGCGTCGCGACGACGACCGACGTCTTTGAAGCCGATGTCGCCATCTCCGGTGAGACCATCGCCGCTATCGGCCGCGGGCTTCCGGCTGCGAAGCGCGAGATCGACGCGCGCGGGAAACTCGTTCTACCCGGCGGCGTCGACAGCCACGCCCATATCGAGCAATTGTCCGCTGCCGGCATCATGAACGCCGACACCTTCGAGAGCGCGACCGTCTCGGCGGCCTTCGGCGGCACGACCACGGTGATCCCGTTTGCGGCCCAGCATGTCGGCATGAAGCTGCCGCAGGTGGTGGAGGATTACCACGCGCTGGCGAAGAAGGGCGCCGTGATTGACTACGCCTTTCACATGATCATTGCGGATGCGACCAAGGAAACGGTCGAGGAGCATATTCCGGCGCTGGTGAAGCAGGGCCACGCCTCGATCAAGATTTTCATGACGTACGACCGGCTCAAGGTCGACGACGAGCCGCTGCTGGACATCCTTCTTGCCGCACGCCAGTCCGGCGCGATGTTGTGCGCCCACGCCGAAAATCACGGCATCATCGCCTGGATGGTGAAGCGCCTGCTCGCGCGCGGCTACACGATGCCGAAATACCACGCCGTCAGCCACGCCCGCGTGTCGGAGGCGGAAGCCTTCACCCGGCTGATCGGCATGGCAGCGCTGATCGACCAGCCCATCATGATCTTCCACGTCTCCACCGCCGAAGGCGCCAAGGTGATCCGCGATTCGCGCGGGCAGGGGTTGAAGGTGTTTGCCGAGACCTGTCCGCAATACCTGTTCTTCACCGCAGCCGATCTCGACAAGCCCGAGGTGGAAGGAGCCAAGTGGATGTGCAGCCCGCCGCCGCGGACGCATTCAGACCAGGAGGCGCTGTGGCAGGCGCTGTCGCTTGGCGATCTCCAGACCATCTCGTCGGATCACGCGCCGTATCGCTATGACGAGACCGGCAAGCTGCGCGCCGGCCCCAATCCGAACTTCAAGCAGGTCGCGAATGGCCTGCCGGGATTGGAGCTGCGCCTGCCGCTGCTGTTCGACGCGATGGTGTCGAACGGGCGGCTGGGCCTGGAAAAGTTCGTCGAACTGACGTCGACGGCGCCGGCCAAGATTTACAATCTGCATCCGCGCAAGGGCTCGATCACGGTCGGCGCCGATGCCGATATTGCAATCTGGGATCCTAATCGCGAGGTCGAGATCGCCGATGAGATGATGCACGACCTTGCCGGCTACACGCCGTTTGCAGGCCGCAAGCTGAAGGGCTGGCCGGTGTCGGTGCTGTCGCGTGGCCGAGTGATCATCGATGGCAACAAGTGCCTCGCGAGCGCAGGCAGCGGCCAGTTCCTGGCACGCAGCGGCGGCGAGGCGGCCATGCCGACGGGGCGGCTCGTGGCCGACATGGATCCCGAGCGCAATTTCGGAGCGAAGCTACTGTGA
- a CDS encoding aspartate/glutamate racemase family protein: protein MSRPRILVINPNSNPAVTRGLEDALKPLGFEGGPELVCQTLAEGPFGIESQADVDGVAMPLRRLVEGDNSSAAFVIACYSDPGLQVCREGTDRPVFGIAECGVLTALARAETFGVIAIAQRSIPRHMRYLRQMGLTERLAGERPLNMSVAETASGEGTLAKMIEIGRALRDEDGARAIVMGCAGMARHRRPLEEALGIAVIDPTQAAVTMALGTVQFSNH from the coding sequence ATGTCCCGACCGCGCATTCTCGTCATCAATCCAAATTCCAACCCTGCGGTCACGCGAGGGCTGGAGGACGCGCTGAAGCCGCTCGGTTTCGAGGGCGGGCCGGAACTGGTCTGCCAGACGCTGGCCGAGGGTCCCTTCGGCATCGAAAGCCAGGCCGATGTCGATGGCGTCGCCATGCCGCTGCGCCGGCTGGTCGAGGGCGACAACAGCTCGGCGGCCTTTGTCATCGCCTGCTACAGCGATCCCGGGCTTCAGGTCTGTCGCGAAGGCACCGACCGCCCCGTGTTCGGCATCGCCGAGTGCGGCGTGCTGACCGCACTGGCTCGCGCCGAAACCTTTGGCGTCATCGCGATCGCCCAGCGCTCGATCCCACGTCACATGCGCTATCTCAGGCAGATGGGACTGACCGAACGGCTCGCCGGCGAGCGGCCGCTCAACATGAGCGTCGCGGAAACCGCCTCGGGCGAAGGCACGCTGGCCAAAATGATCGAAATCGGCCGCGCGCTGCGCGACGAGGACGGCGCCCGTGCCATCGTGATGGGCTGCGCCGGCATGGCACGGCACCGCCGCCCGCTGGAAGAGGCGCTCGGCATTGCCGTGATCGACCCGACACAGGCGGCCGTCACCATGGCGCTGGGTACGGTGCAGTTCTCGAACCACTAG
- a CDS encoding flavin reductase family protein, whose protein sequence is MADKGTSGIPLRELDPRDRYKLLCGVVVPRPIALVTTLDANGAVNAAPFSFFNVFSESPALIVLGLQHKPDHSPKDTTRNIHRDGEFVVHMVDEALSVAMNDCAVDFPSGDSEVAAAGLVTLPSVDVKVPRLAAAPFALECRRHVALTFSPDRELLVGEVLRVHAREGLVDEANMYVDLDAYRPIGRMFGNLYTTQRDTFALVRESHAQWLARQDAKELKDA, encoded by the coding sequence ATGGCGGACAAGGGCACATCAGGTATTCCCTTGCGCGAGCTCGATCCGCGCGACCGCTACAAGCTGCTTTGCGGCGTGGTGGTGCCACGGCCGATTGCGCTGGTGACGACGCTCGATGCCAACGGGGCGGTCAACGCCGCGCCCTTCAGCTTCTTCAACGTGTTCTCGGAGAGCCCGGCGCTGATCGTACTCGGGCTTCAGCACAAGCCGGATCACAGCCCAAAGGACACCACCCGCAATATCCATCGCGACGGCGAGTTCGTCGTTCACATGGTGGACGAGGCGCTGTCGGTGGCGATGAACGACTGCGCGGTCGATTTTCCGTCCGGTGACAGCGAGGTCGCTGCGGCCGGGCTGGTGACGCTTCCCTCTGTAGACGTGAAGGTACCGCGGCTCGCCGCCGCTCCCTTTGCGCTCGAATGCCGGCGCCACGTCGCGCTGACCTTCTCCCCCGATCGCGAACTGCTGGTCGGCGAAGTGCTCCGGGTTCACGCCCGCGAGGGACTCGTCGACGAGGCCAATATGTATGTCGACCTCGACGCCTACCGGCCGATCGGCCGCATGTTCGGCAATCTCTACACGACGCAGCGGGACACGTTCGCGCTAGTCCGCGAGAGCCACGCGCAATGGCTCGCGCGGCAGGACGCCAAAGAGCTGAAGGACGCCTAG
- a CDS encoding N-carbamoyl-D-amino-acid hydrolase — MRIVNVAAAQMGPIQKADSREAVVKRMIALMDEAKSKGADLIVYPELALTTFFPRWYVEDRAEFDNWFEREMPNAATRPLFERAAQHEMAMNFGYAELTPDGHHFNTAVLTDKSGKIVGKYRKIHLPGHVEYDTKRSHQHLEKRYFEPGDLGFNVWRELGGIIGMAICNDRRWPETYRVMGLQGVEMVLIGYNTPSVNAERSDEGVEKRLFHNRLSAQAGAYQNATWVVAVAKAGNEDGHPLFGGSLIVDPNGEIVAEAKTEEDELLVHPCDLDATTFGKTTIFNFAQHRRIEHYGLITSQTGAVPPPEK, encoded by the coding sequence ATGCGTATCGTCAATGTTGCCGCCGCCCAGATGGGCCCGATCCAGAAAGCGGACAGCCGCGAGGCCGTGGTCAAGCGCATGATCGCGCTGATGGATGAGGCCAAGAGCAAGGGCGCCGACCTGATCGTCTATCCGGAACTGGCGCTCACGACCTTCTTTCCGCGTTGGTACGTGGAGGACCGGGCCGAGTTCGACAATTGGTTCGAGCGCGAGATGCCCAATGCGGCGACCCGGCCGTTGTTCGAGCGCGCGGCACAGCACGAGATGGCGATGAATTTCGGCTATGCGGAGCTGACGCCGGACGGGCATCATTTCAACACTGCTGTTCTCACCGACAAATCCGGCAAGATCGTCGGCAAATATCGCAAGATCCATTTGCCGGGCCATGTGGAATACGACACCAAGCGCTCGCACCAGCATCTGGAGAAGCGCTATTTCGAGCCGGGCGATCTCGGCTTTAATGTCTGGCGCGAGCTGGGCGGCATCATCGGCATGGCCATCTGCAACGACCGGCGCTGGCCCGAGACCTATCGCGTGATGGGCCTGCAGGGCGTCGAGATGGTGCTGATCGGCTACAACACCCCGTCGGTGAATGCGGAGAGGAGCGATGAAGGCGTCGAGAAACGGTTGTTCCATAACCGCCTCTCGGCGCAGGCCGGCGCCTATCAGAACGCGACCTGGGTTGTCGCGGTGGCCAAGGCCGGTAACGAGGACGGACACCCGCTGTTCGGCGGCAGCCTGATCGTCGATCCCAATGGCGAAATCGTCGCCGAAGCGAAGACGGAGGAGGACGAGCTGCTGGTCCACCCTTGCGATCTCGATGCCACCACATTCGGCAAGACCACGATCTTCAATTTCGCGCAGCACCGCCGCATCGAGCATTACGGCCTGATCACCAGCCAGACCGGCGCGGTGCCACCGCCGGAGAAGTGA
- a CDS encoding aminotransferase class III-fold pyridoxal phosphate-dependent enzyme — protein sequence MSRLLRTGLNAGDSAPMDVVGGEGVYFHLSDGRKLIDGSNTGGGLGHRHPAMVEAIRRAADTPVVNEGWTWVGREQAADDLMATAFKGEDDWVGAVRFCISGSEANDMALSLCQALTQRSALATRERAYHGITGLSRSMTVQPQWHGGLAVHSGGSKLPAPMAPVRILPAPQGAIYGAPANNVPPSEYLADATRLLSDTAATIIDYTQGGIYYDGAYQDEVARCARQAGSYWIADEVVTGAGRAGRWFAFQGAESRPDIVTLGKSLGGGAAAVAAVVVSKDIVERLKGTSWQNYGTLRGHPISMAAVSAYLKVISDDEILEHVRGLEKLFTRRLLAIAQKHPSVQRLAGQGLHWTVELHGPDWRSWHADTTEVPIASRVAERALEAGAVIGTSGEQTSLFLAPPLVISEHEAGQLLDALDHGLDVADEEQT from the coding sequence ATGAGCAGATTGTTGCGAACCGGGCTGAATGCCGGCGACAGCGCGCCCATGGACGTGGTCGGCGGCGAGGGCGTCTATTTTCATCTGTCGGATGGTCGCAAGCTCATCGACGGCAGCAACACCGGCGGCGGTCTCGGACATCGTCATCCCGCGATGGTGGAGGCGATCCGCCGCGCCGCGGATACGCCCGTCGTGAACGAGGGCTGGACCTGGGTCGGCCGCGAGCAGGCGGCTGACGACTTGATGGCCACCGCGTTCAAGGGCGAAGACGATTGGGTCGGTGCGGTGCGCTTCTGCATCAGCGGCAGCGAGGCCAATGACATGGCGCTGTCGCTCTGTCAGGCCCTGACGCAGCGGTCCGCGCTGGCGACGCGCGAACGCGCCTATCACGGCATTACGGGCCTGTCGCGCAGCATGACCGTGCAGCCGCAATGGCATGGCGGCCTCGCGGTGCACTCAGGCGGCTCGAAGCTGCCGGCGCCGATGGCGCCGGTGCGGATATTGCCGGCGCCGCAGGGCGCGATCTACGGCGCGCCGGCCAACAATGTTCCCCCCAGCGAATATCTGGCCGATGCCACGCGCCTGCTTTCGGATACGGCAGCGACGATCATCGACTACACGCAAGGCGGCATCTACTACGATGGCGCCTATCAGGACGAGGTGGCGCGGTGCGCGCGGCAGGCCGGCTCCTACTGGATCGCCGACGAAGTGGTGACTGGTGCGGGCCGTGCCGGGCGCTGGTTCGCGTTCCAGGGAGCCGAAAGTCGTCCCGATATCGTGACGCTCGGAAAATCGCTCGGCGGTGGCGCGGCGGCGGTTGCCGCGGTCGTGGTGTCGAAAGACATCGTCGAGCGGCTCAAGGGCACGAGCTGGCAGAATTACGGCACGTTGCGCGGGCATCCCATCAGCATGGCTGCCGTCAGCGCCTATCTGAAAGTCATCAGCGATGACGAGATTTTGGAGCACGTCAGGGGTCTCGAAAAGCTGTTCACCCGCCGCCTTCTGGCCATCGCGCAGAAACATCCAAGCGTGCAGCGCCTGGCGGGGCAGGGGCTGCACTGGACCGTGGAGTTGCACGGGCCGGACTGGCGCTCCTGGCATGCCGACACCACCGAGGTGCCGATTGCCTCGCGCGTCGCGGAGCGGGCGCTGGAGGCGGGCGCCGTGATCGGGACCAGCGGCGAGCAGACTTCCCTGTTCCTCGCGCCGCCACTCGTGATTTCCGAGCATGAGGCCGGGCAGCTTCTGGACGCGCTGGACCACGGTCTCGATGTTGCGGATGAGGAGCAGACATGA